Proteins co-encoded in one Fusobacterium russii ATCC 25533 genomic window:
- a CDS encoding CoA transferase subunit A, producing the protein MKEKLVSMEEAISHIKDGMTVHVGGFLACGTPESIVTALIEKGVKDLTIVCNDTGFVDKGVGRLVVNNQVKKVIASHIGTNPETGRKMQSGEMEVELVPQGTLAERVRAAGYGLGGVLTPTGLGTIVQEGKQVIKIDGKDFLLEKPIKADVALIFGTTVDEMGNVICAKTTKNFNPLMATAADLVIVEAAELVPGGSIDPDHIDISRIFVDYIVKSK; encoded by the coding sequence ATGAAAGAAAAGTTAGTTTCGATGGAAGAGGCTATATCTCATATTAAAGATGGGATGACTGTTCATGTTGGGGGATTCTTAGCTTGTGGAACTCCAGAATCAATAGTTACAGCACTTATAGAAAAGGGAGTAAAAGATTTAACAATAGTTTGTAACGATACTGGTTTTGTTGATAAGGGTGTAGGAAGACTTGTAGTAAATAATCAAGTAAAAAAAGTAATAGCAAGTCATATAGGGACAAATCCTGAAACAGGAAGAAAAATGCAATCAGGAGAAATGGAAGTTGAATTAGTTCCTCAAGGGACTTTAGCAGAAAGAGTTAGAGCAGCAGGATATGGACTTGGAGGAGTTTTGACTCCTACAGGATTAGGTACTATAGTTCAAGAAGGAAAACAAGTAATAAAAATAGATGGTAAAGACTTCCTGTTAGAAAAACCAATAAAAGCAGATGTAGCCTTAATATTTGGAACAACAGTTGATGAAATGGGAAATGTTATCTGTGCTAAAACAACTAAAAACTTTAATCCTTTAATGGCAACTGCAGCTGACTTAGTTATAGTTGAGGCGGCAGAGTTAGTACCAGGTGGAAGTATAGATCCTGATCATATAGATATTTCAAGAATATTCGTAGACTATATAGTAAAAAGTAAATAA
- a CDS encoding short-chain fatty acid transporter produces MENTMREKKGLFKKFTAACVHIMQRYLPDPFLFCALLTFIVFIGSVLLTGSGPMDVIKHWSNGFWSLLAFSMQMALVLVTGHAMASSKFFKNILSSIASKIKGPKQAILIVSIVSAVACVLNWGFGLVIGAIFAKEIAKKVKGVDYRLLIASAYTGFLLWHGGFSGSVPLQLASGGEGLAKQTAGAVTSSIPVSETLFSPMNLFILIGLLVIVPLINVAMFPSKDEVVEVEARLLAEPVVEEIEYSKMTPAQKMENSRIVSLLLSVMGFAYIINYFITKGFSLNLNIVNFIFMFLGIFLHGTPKKYLEAVLEAVKGSAGILLQFPFYAGIMGIMTGADANGNSLAVLMSNFFVNISTPKTFPVFSFISAGLVNFFVPSGGGQWAVQGPIIMPAGQALGVPVAKSAMAIAWGDAWTNMIQPFWALPALGIAGLGAKDIMGYCLIITIVSGIFISVGFLLF; encoded by the coding sequence ATGGAAAATACAATGAGAGAAAAAAAAGGCTTATTTAAAAAATTTACAGCAGCATGTGTACATATAATGCAAAGATACTTACCAGATCCATTTTTATTTTGTGCACTATTAACTTTTATAGTTTTTATTGGTTCGGTTCTTTTAACAGGATCTGGACCTATGGATGTGATAAAGCATTGGAGTAATGGATTTTGGTCATTACTAGCTTTCTCTATGCAAATGGCATTAGTTTTGGTTACAGGTCATGCTATGGCAAGTTCTAAATTTTTTAAGAATATTTTGTCCAGCATAGCTTCAAAAATAAAAGGACCTAAGCAAGCTATACTTATAGTATCTATAGTATCAGCAGTTGCTTGTGTTTTAAACTGGGGCTTTGGTCTAGTAATTGGAGCAATTTTTGCTAAGGAGATAGCTAAAAAGGTTAAGGGAGTTGATTACAGACTTCTTATAGCTTCTGCATATACTGGATTTTTATTATGGCATGGTGGTTTTTCAGGTTCTGTTCCATTACAACTTGCAAGTGGAGGAGAAGGTTTAGCTAAACAAACAGCAGGTGCAGTAACATCATCTATTCCTGTTTCTGAAACATTATTTTCACCTATGAATTTATTTATTCTTATAGGTTTACTTGTAATAGTTCCATTGATTAATGTTGCAATGTTTCCTAGTAAAGATGAAGTTGTGGAAGTAGAGGCAAGATTACTAGCTGAACCTGTAGTTGAAGAAATTGAATATTCTAAAATGACACCGGCACAAAAAATGGAAAATAGCAGAATAGTTTCTTTACTATTGTCTGTGATGGGCTTTGCTTATATAATAAATTATTTTATAACAAAAGGTTTTTCATTAAATCTAAATATTGTAAATTTTATTTTCATGTTTTTAGGAATTTTCTTACATGGAACTCCTAAAAAATATTTAGAAGCAGTTCTTGAGGCAGTTAAAGGATCAGCTGGAATATTATTACAATTCCCATTTTATGCTGGAATAATGGGAATAATGACAGGTGCGGATGCAAATGGAAATTCACTTGCAGTACTTATGTCTAATTTCTTCGTAAATATTTCTACACCTAAAACATTCCCTGTATTCTCATTTATAAGTGCAGGACTTGTAAACTTCTTTGTTCCTTCAGGAGGAGGACAATGGGCAGTTCAAGGTCCTATTATAATGCCGGCAGGGCAAGCATTAGGAGTTCCGGTAGCAAAATCAGCTATGGCAATAGCTTGGGGAGATGCTTGGACAAATATGATACAACCATTCTGGGCATTACCAGCACTAGGTATTGCAGGTTTAGGAGCTAAAGACATTATGGGTTATTGTTTAATAATAACAATAGTATCAGGAATATTTATTTCAGTTGGTTTCTTATTGTTTTAA
- a CDS encoding 3-oxoacid CoA-transferase subunit B, translated as MEMDKNTIREVIAKRVAKEFSDGYVVNLGIGLPTLVANYVGDMDVIFQSENGCIGAGPAPEPGKEDPYLTNAGAGFITAAKGAMFFDSAMSFGIIRGGHVDATVLGALEVDKHGNLSNWMIPGKKVPGMGGAMDLVVGAKKVIVAMEHTAGGAAKILNDCKLPFTAVKVVDLIITEKAVFEVNEKGLKLIEITPYSSLEDIKATTEADFEVAEGLV; from the coding sequence ATGGAAATGGATAAAAATACAATAAGAGAAGTTATTGCGAAAAGAGTAGCAAAAGAATTTTCAGATGGATATGTAGTGAATCTAGGAATAGGTCTTCCAACTCTTGTTGCTAACTATGTTGGAGATATGGATGTAATATTTCAAAGTGAGAATGGATGTATAGGTGCAGGACCAGCTCCTGAACCAGGGAAGGAAGATCCTTATTTAACAAATGCAGGGGCAGGATTTATAACAGCTGCTAAAGGAGCAATGTTCTTTGACTCGGCAATGTCTTTCGGAATCATAAGAGGGGGTCATGTTGATGCAACAGTGTTGGGGGCATTAGAAGTAGATAAACATGGTAATTTATCTAACTGGATGATACCCGGTAAAAAGGTTCCAGGAATGGGTGGAGCAATGGATCTTGTTGTAGGAGCTAAAAAAGTTATAGTTGCTATGGAGCATACAGCAGGAGGAGCTGCTAAAATACTAAATGATTGTAAATTACCATTTACAGCAGTTAAGGTTGTTGATTTAATAATTACAGAAAAAGCTGTTTTTGAAGTAAATGAAAAAGGCTTAAAGCTTATAGAAATAACACCTTATTCGTCTTTAGAAGATATAAAAGCTACAACTGAGGCAGACTTTGAAGTAGCTGAAGGTCTAGTATAG